AAACCCAAACTTCTGGGGAAAAGAGGAAATTACAAACTCTGCTGTGAAATCAAACAGTGAACTCCCTACTCTCTTTTTACCATCTACTCTATTTATCAAATTCTCAACGGGGGGAGTGTTGCAAAATAACTTTTTGGTGATCAGCTCTTTAATAAAAATATAACTGCACAACAACTATGAAGCCTAGTCATTTTCAAGAATAACACACGCAATGGTACAGAGCACAAACATAGTTGGTTAAAAGACCAAGCTAGCTTAAAGAAAATGAACTTGAGGGTCTGTAACAGTAAGGATACCTGCATTAAGGCTTTGATCTCCACATCATCCATGTGCTCATTCCCATTCTCACCAGGCAAGGAAAGCAGCACATCAACAAAGTCCATGTCTTCTTTGctatcatcatcaccatcatcatcaagGGACGCACCACTCTTCCTGACATCCCTTGCCTTCCTGTGCTCATCAATTATCTTCTGGTGAAAATCATCCACCTTCTTCTCAACCTCTCTCATCTTCTTCTCACACCCATATGGATCAAGCCACCTCCAGGCAGGCAAGTAATCCCCAAGATAGATCAGGCCCAGCAGAAAGAACAGCTCATGGGTGATGTGCATGAACTCCATCGCTTCACCAGGGCCTGCTGACTGCAGCCCAAAGTACTGCTTTCCAAGTAACATTCTCGTCACATTGTTCATCGAGAATGCCCCGAGAACCTCTCTGAGATTCACAGGCTTCCCTGACTGGGATTTAGCCCATACAAACTCACAGAGGTGCTCAGTTTCCTCAGCTCGGTGAGCAGCGAAAGATTCAAGCCGCCTGGTGGTAAGCAGGTGCTCCATGCAAACCCTCCTCATCCTCTTCCAGTTTGGCCCCAGTGGAGCAAGAGCCACATCGCCACAGCCATAGGCAAGGTGGACAGCAGCCAATGTCCGAGGCCGAGAAGCGAAGACCTCGTCTTGCCGGATAAGTATTTCACGGATGACTTCAGGGTCATCAGTGGTGATGGCATCAATGGTTCCAAGACGAAGATAGACAAGGGGgccatacttggtgcaaaatcgAGCAAAGTCCTTGTGGGGAAGAGGACTCAACTGGAGAAGGTTCCCAAAGATTGGCCATCTTGGAGGTCCCGGTGGAAGCCTTAGCCTCATCCCATTGAGTTTTTTCCAAGACACTGCAGCAAAGATGCATGAGCATAAGATCATGGAAAGAAGAAATGGA
This sequence is a window from Aegilops tauschii subsp. strangulata cultivar AL8/78 chromosome 7, Aet v6.0, whole genome shotgun sequence. Protein-coding genes within it:
- the LOC109743246 gene encoding cytochrome P450 703A2 — its product is MRLRLPPGPPRWPIFGNLLQLSPLPHKDFARFCTKYGPLVYLRLGTIDAITTDDPEVIREILIRQDEVFASRPRTLAAVHLAYGCGDVALAPLGPNWKRMRRVCMEHLLTTRRLESFAAHRAEETEHLCEFVWAKSQSGKPVNLREVLGAFSMNNVTRMLLGKQYFGLQSAGPGEAMEFMHITHELFFLLGLIYLGDYLPAWRWLDPYGCEKKMREVEKKVDDFHQKIIDEHRKARDVRKSGASLDDDGDDDSKEDMDFVDVLLSLPGENGNEHMDDVEIKALMQAS